One region of Thunnus thynnus chromosome 14, fThuThy2.1, whole genome shotgun sequence genomic DNA includes:
- the fas gene encoding tumor necrosis factor receptor superfamily member 6 isoform X1 — protein sequence MKFNSMVASDSNMIPVWFIIFALSLVSVLSPTEGKEPIRSRRQDSNFCIDGTYVHGNRSCCKCGAGQLLIQHCTVNPNDRKCDHCKEGTYTSHPNFQTTCEPCTQCDDKANLKVDEPCSPDRNTKCRCKEDHYCDKEEPCTFCFPCKVCGAYGIKVACTATSNTVCNGGNTLIIILCVIILIIFILIGLIVLRRWKRRRAQQNINQQENGNATLVEMRPLKVPRVDLTPHLPEIAEHLTINDMKAIAMRDGIPQGTIDNCQLDHPNNAQQQTIQLLKIWVEKQGMDASVKLIQNLEDSGKKLIAEKVVDILTR from the exons ATGAAGTTTAACAGCATGGTGGCATCTGATTCAAACATGATTCCTGTCTGGTTTATCATCTTCGCTTTGTCACT AGTTTCCGTCCTCTCCCCAACTGAAGGTAAAGAACCAATCCGGAGCAGAAGGCAGGATTCGAACTTTTGTATCGATGGCACCTACGTCCATGGCAACAGGAGCTGTTGTAAGTGCGGTGCAG GTCAGCTACTGATACAGCACTGCACTGTGAATCCAAATGATCGAAAATGCGACCACTGTAAGGAAGGGACGTACACAAGTCACCCTAATTTCCAGACAACCTGTGAACCCTGCACACAGTGCGATGACAAAG CCAATCTAAAGGTGGATGAACCCTGTTCACCTGACAGAAACACTAAGTGTCGATGTAAAGAGGATCACTATTGTGACAAAGAAGAACCCTGTACATTCTGCTTCCCTTGTAAAGT GTGTGGTGCTTATGGGATCAAAGTAGCCTGTACAGCCACCAGTAACACCGTGTGCAATG GGGGAAATACATTAATTATAATACTCTGcgtaattattttaataattttcattttaattgggCTCATCGTCCTTCGGAGATGGAAAAGAC GGAGGGCACAACAGAACATAAACCAACAGGAAAATGGCAATGCAACTCTGGTG GAGATGCGTCCTCTTAAAG TTCCACGTGTGGATCTCACGCCTCACCTGCCTGAGATTGCAGAACATTTAACGATTAACGATATGAAGGCGATAGCAATGCGTGACGGGATACCACAAGGTACGATTGACAATTGTCAACTGGACCACCCAAATAATGCTCAGCAGCAGACAATCCAACTACTGAAGATCTGGGTGGAGAAGCAGGGCATGGACGCCTCAGTGAAGTTGATACAAAACCTGGAAGATAGTGGCAAAAAGCTCATAGCAGAGAAAGTGGTCGATATATTGACTCGTTGA
- the fas gene encoding tumor necrosis factor receptor superfamily member 6 isoform X2 encodes MKFNSMVASDSNMIPVWFIIFALSLVSVLSPTEGKEPIRSRRQDSNFCIDGTYVHGNRSCCKCGAGQLLIQHCTVNPNDRKCDHCKEGTYTSHPNFQTTCEPCTQCDDKANLKVDEPCSPDRNTKCRCKEDHYCDKEEPCTFCFPCKVCGAYGIKVACTATSNTVCNGGNTLIIILCVIILIIFILIGLIVLRRWKRRRAQQNINQQENGNATLVVSYSPVFPRVDLTPHLPEIAEHLTINDMKAIAMRDGIPQGTIDNCQLDHPNNAQQQTIQLLKIWVEKQGMDASVKLIQNLEDSGKKLIAEKVVDILTR; translated from the exons ATGAAGTTTAACAGCATGGTGGCATCTGATTCAAACATGATTCCTGTCTGGTTTATCATCTTCGCTTTGTCACT AGTTTCCGTCCTCTCCCCAACTGAAGGTAAAGAACCAATCCGGAGCAGAAGGCAGGATTCGAACTTTTGTATCGATGGCACCTACGTCCATGGCAACAGGAGCTGTTGTAAGTGCGGTGCAG GTCAGCTACTGATACAGCACTGCACTGTGAATCCAAATGATCGAAAATGCGACCACTGTAAGGAAGGGACGTACACAAGTCACCCTAATTTCCAGACAACCTGTGAACCCTGCACACAGTGCGATGACAAAG CCAATCTAAAGGTGGATGAACCCTGTTCACCTGACAGAAACACTAAGTGTCGATGTAAAGAGGATCACTATTGTGACAAAGAAGAACCCTGTACATTCTGCTTCCCTTGTAAAGT GTGTGGTGCTTATGGGATCAAAGTAGCCTGTACAGCCACCAGTAACACCGTGTGCAATG GGGGAAATACATTAATTATAATACTCTGcgtaattattttaataattttcattttaattgggCTCATCGTCCTTCGGAGATGGAAAAGAC GGAGGGCACAACAGAACATAAACCAACAGGAAAATGGCAATGCAACTCTGGTGGTAAGTTATTCTCCAGTGT TTCCACGTGTGGATCTCACGCCTCACCTGCCTGAGATTGCAGAACATTTAACGATTAACGATATGAAGGCGATAGCAATGCGTGACGGGATACCACAAGGTACGATTGACAATTGTCAACTGGACCACCCAAATAATGCTCAGCAGCAGACAATCCAACTACTGAAGATCTGGGTGGAGAAGCAGGGCATGGACGCCTCAGTGAAGTTGATACAAAACCTGGAAGATAGTGGCAAAAAGCTCATAGCAGAGAAAGTGGTCGATATATTGACTCGTTGA